In Vitis vinifera cultivar Pinot Noir 40024 chromosome 11, ASM3070453v1, a genomic segment contains:
- the LOC100254231 gene encoding protein TIFY 10A, producing the protein MSSSSDIADSGRFTGQRAPARGPEKSSFSQTCSLLSQYIKEKGTFGDLSLGMTCSLEGNGTPESLRQTATTTTMNLFPMTERSAGVSGIPARNMNLKSMNLFPQQAGFGSSVSKDDAPKIVNSSVKKSGNVEPQTAQMTIFYGGQVIVFNDFPADKAKEVMRLAGMGSSPVPSTTVKNPIDAGGMAPSNPNVVPNFANSLIQERIQRPAQPVACELPIARKASLHRFLEKRKDRITARAPYNISNSPAGPHKPAESKSWLGLAAKSPK; encoded by the exons ATGTCGAGCTCCTCGGATATTGCAGACTCCGGAAGGTTTACCGGGCAGAGAGCGCCGGCGAGGGGACCGGAGAAGTCGAGTTTCTCGCAGACGTGCAGTCTGTTGAGCCAATACATAAAAGAGAAGGGCACGTTTGGAGATCTGAGTCTCGGGATGACATGCAGTCTGGAAGGAAACG GCACGCCCGAATCGCTCCGCCAGACAGCGACAACAACGACGATGAATTTATTTCCAATGACGGAAAGATCTGCTGGGGTTTCCGGCATTCCCGCCCGAAATATGAATCTTAAGTCCATGAATTTGTTCCCTCAACAAGCCGGTTTTGGTTCCTCTGTTTCTAAGGATGATGCCCCAAAGATAGTTAATTCCAG TGTAAAGAAGTCCGGAAACGTGGAGCCCCAAACAGCTCAAATGACTATTTTCTACGGTGGCCAAGTGATCGTGTTCAATGATTTTCCGGCGGACAAGGCAAAGGAAGTCATGCGCTTAGCTGGCATGGGAAGCTCCCCAGTCCCATCTACAacagtcaaaaatccaattgaTGCCGGCGGCATGGCTCCCTCCAACCCCAACGTTGTTCCTAATTTCGCAAACAGTTTGATCCAAGAGCGCATCCAAAGACCGGCTCAACCAGTTGCTTGTG AACTACCAATTGCAAGGAAAGCTTCCCTCCACAGGTTCTTGGAGAAGAGAAAAGATAG GATCACAGCAAGAGCACCATACAATATAAGCAACTCTCCTGCAGGTCCTCACAAACCTGCTGAAAGCAAGTCATGGCTGGGCTTGGCTGCCAAATCTCCAAAGTAG